Proteins from a genomic interval of Coccinella septempunctata chromosome 2, icCocSept1.1, whole genome shotgun sequence:
- the LOC123306771 gene encoding neuroplastin isoform X1 — protein MKSSVLCCIFSSIFLVDFVYSAVHLSAVYQDGLPIVTFSVGKQIVISCNATSDEKNAKIDVEWKQNDVLIEDVDSLKDRYRTSKRGTIYKLEIRDAREEDIAKYTCALEDDKNSQGVDIEVFTKPSVKVQRSINTVELEVLKIKCIVSGKPPSEISWFYSNETMNETNVNDIGDDRITFEKDTEKNIDNAVLVKSDIQMWDRGVYTCVGQPPYGYKTVNDTCMVRVKDKYAALWPFLGICAEVFVLCAIILIYEKKRNKTELEESDTDQSPDQKNTPDHNKDSNLRHRQ, from the exons ATGAAATCTTCGGTGTTGTGttgtattttcagttctatattTCTCGTCGACTTTGTTTATTCTGCAG TGCATTTATCTGCAGTGTACCAGGATGGTCTCCCAATAGTTACGTTTTCTGTAGGTAAACAAATCGTTATTTCTTGTAATGCTACATCCGATGAGAAGAATGCAAAAATTGATGTAGAATG GAAACAAAATGACGTACTTATTGAAGATGTCGATTCACTCAAAGACCGATACAGGACATCGAAGAGGGGAACTATATACAAACTGGAAATCAGGGATGCCAGGGAGGAGGATATAGCTAAATACACTTGCGCTTTGGAAGATGACAAAAATTCGCAAGGGGTTGATATTGAAGTTTTCA CCAAGCCTTCAGTCAAGGTGCAAAGAAGCATCAACACAGTAGAACTTGAAGTACTGAAAATTAAGTGTATAGTATCGGGAAAACCACCTTCTGAAATCTCTTGGTTCTATT CCAATGAAACCATGAATGAAACCAATGTGAATGACATCGGAGATGATAGAATTACATTCGAGAAAgatactgaaaaaaatattgataatgCTGTGCTGGTCAAAAGCGACATTCAGATGTGGGACAGAGGAGTTTATACATGTGTCGGTCAGCCACCATATGGATATAAAACTGTCAATGACACCTGTATGGTTAGGGTTAAAG ACAAATATGCTGCTTTATGGCCTTTCCTGGGTATCTGTGCCGAAGTGTTTGTATTATGTGCCATTATTTTGATATACGAGAAAAAGCGAAACAAGACAGAACTCGAAGAAAGCGACACAGATCAGAGCCCAGATCA aaaaaatactcCAGATCACAATAAAGATTCCAACTTGAGACATAGGCAGTGA
- the LOC123307268 gene encoding poly(A) RNA polymerase, mitochondrial, with the protein MSIFQQITSKNFQVCYKNVKFKEKLFQYSRYFSSKSSTNQQETYNTSAAKTFVTFQDKVRKRRSEAKKSIIVQVQSAQSFKELYSYCSSFGNIKQMFHYSAGIEPMHFILVEFQQIDAVKAALSSGTFIENNTICPTHSQFLWFRAGAKKFSERKHKKIELSVTDGLKKLSSDCLKKELRCCESISDQINTLYDMSKLTDLESRLRFLTARQIEMSLAGMFPNAQVLPFGSSVNGYGKIGCDLDVVLTLDNEKEAPDSRLIFHCKGSSGVDRSLNMRNLETIGDILHLFLPGCTRVRKILQARVPIIKYYHQFTDVECDLSMSNVSGVHMSDFLYMMGALDPRVRPLVFTVRRWAKDVGLTNSTPGRWITNFSLTLLVLSFLQRPLHSPPILPALNTLVKSAGSKDSFVTEEGVNCTFLRDIDKLHHNVSNTESLESLLCEFFEYYSQFDFKTKSVCLNEAVTLSKPDHSPLYIVNPLERGLNVSKNVSLEELDRFREEVKNAAWLLQSTGDTNSPNWGLLSILGTIKHKSKLTFNFNSPKNHRLMHVKELFVEGENDVKISEIEFKNNVVKKQVEEIKKENVKLMKSLSSIKGTVR; encoded by the exons ATGTCAATATTCCAGCAAATAacatccaaaaattttcaagtgtgttataaaaatgttaaatttaaagaaaaattatttcaatattcccgATACTTTTCGTCGAAAAGCTCCACCAATCAACAAGAAACTTATA ATACCAGTGCAGCCAAAACTTTTGTAACATTTCAAGATAAAGTGCGGAAAAGAAGGTCTGAAGCCAAAAAAAGTATAATTGTACAAGTTCAATCAGCTCAATCTTTCAAAGAACTATACTCATATTGTAGTTCTTTTGGTAATATCAAACAAATGTTTCACTATTCTGCAGGGATTGAACCTATG cACTTCATTTTAGTGGAATTTCAACAAATAGATGCTGTTAAAGCTGCTTTATCATCAGGTacctttattgaaaataatacaaTTTGTCCCACCCACTCTCAATTCTTATGGTTCAGAGCAGGTGCCAAAAAATTTTCTGAGCGTAAACACAAAAAGATTGAGTTGTCAGTTACTGATggtttgaaaaaattatcaagtgACTGCCTTAAAAAAGAATTGCGATGTTGTGAAAGT ATAAGCGACCAAATAAATACACTTTATGACATGTCCAAACTTACAGATTTAGAGTCTAGATTACGGTTTCTCACAGCTAGACAGATAGAAATGTCTTTAGCAGGAATGTTTCCTAATGCACAGGTTCTACCATTTGGCTCTTCAGTTAATGGTTATGGCAAAATAGGATGCGATCTTGATGTTGTGTTAACACTGGATAATGAAAAG GAAGCACCAGATAGCAGATTAATATTTCATTGTAAAGGTTCTTCGGGAGTAGATAGATCTTTGAATATGAGAAATCTGGAGACTATTGGTGATATCTTGCATTTATTTTTACCTGGATGCACAAGAGTTAGGAAAATTCTCCAAGCTAGAGTTCCTATAATCAAGTATTACCATCAGTTCACAGATGTAGAATGCGATTTATCGATGTCTAATGT TTCTGGAGTACACATGTCTGACTTCTTGTATATGATGGGTGCCTTAGATCCAAGAGTAAGACCACTAGTATTCACAGTTAGAAGGTGGGCCAAAGATGTAGGATTAACTAACAGCACTCCGGGTCGTTGGATCACAAACTTTTCACTTACTCTACTTGTTTTATCCTTTTTGCAAAGGCCTCTACATTCACCACCAATTTTGCCTGCACTCAATACTTTGGTGAAATCAGCAG GTTCAAAGGATTCCTTCGTCACAGAAGAGGGAGTCAACTGCACATTTCTTAGAGACATCGATAAGCTACATCATAATGTATCAAATACTGAAAGTTTAGAAAGTTTGCTATGTGAATTTTTTGAGTACTATTCCCAGTTTGATTTCAAGACCAAATCAGTTTGTTTAAATGAAGCAGTGACTTTGTCGAAACCAGATCATAGCCCTCTTTATATTGTGAATCCCTTGGAAAGAGGATTGAATGTGAGCAAAAATGTCAGTTTGGAAGAACTGGATAGGTTCAGGGAAGAAGTGAAAAATGCTGCATGGCTACTTCAATCGACTGGTGATACAAATTCACCAAATTGGGGATTACTTTCTATATTAGGAACTATTAAGCATAAATCTAAGTTAACATTTAACTTCAATTCACCCAAAAATCATAGATTGATGCATGTGAAAGAGTTATttgtagaaggtgaaaatgatGTGAAAATTAGTGAAATAGAATTTAAAAATAATGTTGTGAAAAAACAAGTTGAAGAAATCAAAAAAGAAAATGTTAAACTAATGAAAAGTTTGAGTAGTATAAAAGGCACTGTGAGGTAG
- the LOC123307269 gene encoding zinc finger protein 239-like — MENMEVPLTEGNKTAQTEKFDFIKTLCRLCSVECNSRSKSIFQRKILEMIEFCFSLHPSQTDGLPKRICSTCFESLTNSYLFKIQVEATDTLLKEKMKALVSNQDILDIALNEAEIKDIQGEMISTENSTRVLENIPSRSMYNKIGSVKLNEVSLPVEDIQNCSASLKEENFKVKVIEEDKQTPEQIIYNIDLPPLIPIKPSENAERIIINQVLPQEIPPLVPLKSICHEPLSLKDSVESSEHENNDENVKLDMSQKNYKEICESSKSLFCNICRKEFKDGKKLIGHLKGHMVPKNFACKICGKKYPSHSTFQIHMRSHTGERPFKCPVCDKGFTRWAGVVSHMQTHEDNRPFKCNFCNQSFKIVSNLERHKVLHSGVLPFCCNYCGNTFSQSANLQLHIRTYHTNERPYLCSECGKGFVSSSRLNRHMWVHSGYKPFLCKICSKAYSNSGDLRNHESGAHGDGDFEKPFTCKLCDKSFLYSCRLRKHLKTHQRPLACNQCSKTFRSGDILEQHVRSKHSEVPCSENKD; from the coding sequence TTGTAGATTATGCTCAGTGGAGTGTAACTCAAGATCGAAAAgtatatttcaacgaaaaattcttgaaatgatagaattttgtttttctcttCATCCAAGTCAAACTGATGGACTGCCAAAACGTATATGCTCAACATGCTTTGAATCTCTGACCAACAGTTATCTGTTCAAAATACAAGTTGAGGCAACAGATACTTTGTTGAAGGAAAAAATGAAAGCACTTGTTTCAAACCAAGACATACTTGATATTGCTCTAAATGAGGCTGAAAtcaaagatatacagggtgaaatgATCTCAACAGAGAATTCAACGAGAGTTCTAGAGAATATTCCTTCAAGAAGTATGTATAACAAGATTGGATCTGTTAAGCTCAATGAAGTGTCATTACCAGTGGAAGACATTCAAAATTGTTCTGCGAGTTTGaaggaagaaaatttcaaaGTGAAGGTTATTGAAGAGGATAAACAAACTCCAGAACAAATCATTTATAATATTGATCTTCCACCATTGATACCTATAAAACCTTCGGAAAATGCTGAAAGAATTATTATAAATCAAGTTCTTCCTCAAGAAATACCACCCCTAGTACCTCTCAAGTCGATTTGTCATGAACCTTTATCTTTGAAAGATTCAGTAGAATCTTCAGAGCATGAAAACAATGATGAGAACGTTAAGTTAGATATgtctcaaaaaaattataaagaaatATGCGAATCATCCAAGTCTTTATTCTgcaatatttgtagaaaagaaTTCAAAGATGGCAAAAAACTTATTGGACATTTAAAAGGTCACATGGTTCCAAAAAATTTTGCTTGTAAAATTTGTGGAAAAAAATATCCCAGCCATAGTACTTTCCAAATACATATGAGGTCTCATACTGGGGAAAGACCATTTAAATGTCCTGTTTGTGATAAAGGTTTCACACGATGGGCTGGAGTTGTTAGCCACATGCAAACACATGAGGACAATAGACCTTTTAAATGCAATTTTTGCAATCAGTCATTCAAAATTGTATCAAACTTGGAAAGACATAAAGTGTTACATTCTGGGGTACTACCATTTTGCTGCAACTATTGTGGTAATACATTTAGTCAGTCAGCCAATCTGCAATTGCATATAAGGACATACCATACAAATGAGAGACCTTATTTGTGTTCCGAGTGTGGTAAAGGTTTCGTTTCATCATCAAGACTTAATCGTCATATGTGGGTTCATTCAGGTTACAAGCCGTTCCTATGTAAGATATGTTCTAAAGCTTACTCAAACTCTGGTGATTTGAGAAATCACGAAAGTGGCGCACATGGCGATGGAGATTTCGAAAAACCCTTTACTTGTAAATTATGTGACAAAAGTTTCTTGTATTCATGTCGTCTAAGGAAACATTTGAAAACGCATCAGAGACCTTTAGCATGTAACCAGTGTAGTAAGACTTTCCGCTCAGGTGATATCTTAGAACAACATGTAAGAAGTAAACACTCGGAAGTTCCTTGTTCAGAAAACAAAGATTGA
- the LOC123306282 gene encoding KICSTOR complex protein kaptin-like, with protein MDYLKYSHYFSLPTQGNIYSLANLELANGTSKLLVASLKREIFCFEYIDGPNNQLIPTAREVSFTYIPTGAEIISIDAYNKSSNNNEFVVGITIIKNRNDSDALETYLNIYSGWEASDDFNIENIAQNCQNVELNFIPYRLIHTDLIHWENDDVVLKEKVFLLSGSDNLIHVFREGSDHLFREIEAKEYFPELMKTPSPVVWMESLYINDESERLVVTGCECGYLRLVKVCTKTKKIMFNFSTRLDNFISNVKLYRYERAVNMIVISSVLSPIVFNDVLKYGLSNYVSLPRDNSTTILTCCDVSDIDLDGNLEILVGSSAKEIILYKYYDDKWVLEDIKKVSSPIFGLQIIDITGDAVKELVVFSMKGVHIFQQDPDYVQRILNNKIGNLSKEDKEMMKKICDSL; from the exons ATGGATTATTTAAAATATTCTCATTATTTCTCCCTACCCACACAGGGCAATATTTATTCTTTGGCGAACTTGGAATTAGCTAATGGCACGTCGAAGCTCCTTGTGGCTTCTTTGAAAagagaaattttttgtttcgaaTATATAGATGGTCCAAATAATCAGTTGATCCCCACAGCTAGGGAAGTTTCGTTTACTTACATACCAA CTGGTGCTGAAATTATATCAATAGATGCTTATAATAAATcttcaaataataatgaatttgttGTTGGTATAACGATAATTAAG AATAGAAATGATTCAGATGCATTAGAAACATACCTAAATATATATTCAGGTTGGGAAGCTTCAGATGATTTTAACATAGAAAATATAGCCCAGAATTGTCAGAATGTTgaacttaattttattccatataGACTGATACATACTGACTTGATACACTGGGAAAATGATGATGTAGTACTGAAGGAG aaagtattTTTACTCTCTGGTAGTGATAATCTCATTCATGTTTTTCGAGAAGGTTCAGATCATTTATTCAGAGAAATCGAAGCTAAAGAATATTTTCCAGAATTGATGAAAACTCCCAGTCCAGTTGTCTGGATGGAATCATTGTATATAAACGATGAATCTGA ACGATTAGTTGTGACAGGGTGTGAATGTGGTTACCTCAGATTGGTAAAAGTATGTACAAAAACAAAGAAAATCATGTTCAATTTTTCTACTCGATTAGATAATTTTATCTCAAATGTTAAGCTGTACAGATATGAAAGAGCTGTAAATATGATTGTAATAAGCAGTGTTTTAAGTCCCATAGTCTTCAA TGATGTTTTAAAATATGGTCTAAGCAATTATGTATCTCTACCAAGGGATAACTCTACCACTATTCTGACCTGCTGTGATGTTTCTGATATAGACCTGGATGGTAATTTGGAAATTCTTGTTGGAAGCAGTGCTAAA GAAATTATTTTATACAAATATTATGATGATAAATGGGTATTGGAAGATATAAAGAAGGTTTCCTCCCCAATTTTTGGTCTTCAAATTATTGATATAACTGGAGATGCGGTTAAAGAGTTGGTTGTTTTTTCTATGAAAGGGGTGCATATATTTCAG CAAGATCCTGATTATGTTCAGAGGATTCTTAATAACAAAATAGGAAATCTCTCCAAAGAAGATAaggaaatgatgaaaaaaatatgtgaTTCCTTGTGA
- the LOC123306283 gene encoding peptidyl-prolyl cis-trans isomerase B-like yields the protein MANFKILALAFCALCCLVSAETEEEKAKKGPKVTDKVWFDIKRGDENLGRIVIGLFGKTVPKTAKNFKELALKEQGEGYKGSKFHRVIRDFMIQGGDFTKGDGTGGRSIYGERFEDENFKLKHYGAGWLSMANAGKDTNGSQFFITTKKTTWLDGRHVVFGKVLSGMDVVRKIESTETDSRDRPLKDITIADCGAEEVAEPFGVSRESASE from the exons ATGGCTAATTTTAAGATACTAGCCTTGGCGTTTTGCGCCCTTTGTTGTTTAGTAAGCGCTGAAACAGAAGAAGAAAAGGCTAAAAAAGGACCCAAAGTAACTGATAAG GTTTGGTTCGACATCAAACGTGGAGATGAGAATCTGGGTAGAATTGTCATTGGATTATTTGGGAAAACCGTTCCAAAGACCGCCAAAAATTTCAAGGAATTAGCGCTGAAGGAACAGGGTGAAGGATACAAAGGAAGTAAATTTCACAGAGTCATCAGAGATTTCATGATACAAGGAGGAGATTTCACCAAAGGAGATGGAACTGGAG gcCGCAGTATTTATGGTGAAcgttttgaagatgaaaacttCAAGCTCAAGCATTATGGAGCTGGATGGTTATCTATGGCAAATGCTGGAAAAGACACTAATGGATCTCAGTTCTTCATCACAACCAAGAAGACTACTTGGTTAGATGGTAGACATGTTGTTTTTGGTAAGGTTCTCAGTGGAATGGACGTTGTCCGAAAAATTGAAAGTACAGAAACAGACAGCAGGGATAGACCTCTTAAAGATATAACCATCGCTGATTGTGGAGCTGAAGAAGTTGCTGAACCTTTTGGTGTTTCTAGAGAAAGTGCTAgcgaatga
- the LOC123306281 gene encoding protein pellino: MVKRSDGTDLPILEEQEGTNSEKPKQPVKYGELVILGYNGYLPPGDRGRKRSKFVLNKRQVANGVKRSKHYVVKTPHCSQAILDVTQHSISYTLSRNHAVIVEYENDEDTDMFQIGRSSEAPIDFIVMDTIPGDKSTENKVMQQSTISRFACRILCDRNNPKIARIFAAGFDTSRNIFLGEKANKWQENGREIDGLTTNGVLIMHPRGTFCGGDAKCRYWLETSVGGGVFTTRESRSAQQKGQKVDEETNVLQDGTLIDLCGATLLWRSAEGLAKSPSKRDLERVIDELNAGRPQCPVGLNTLVIPRKITPNENQQQPYVYLNCGHVQGLHDWGQDKDSGDRKCPICLELGPVVKVCMGLEPAFYVDTGLPSFAFNPCGHMATEKTVKYWANVAIPHGTNGFHAVCPFCASPLSGSPGYVRLIFQDNVD, translated from the exons ATGGTAAAAAG ATCAGATGGCACCGACCTACCAATACTTGAAGAACAGGAGGGTACAAATTCCGAGAAACCTAAACAACCTGTGAAATATGGAGAACTAGTCATTTTAGG GTATAACGGATATCTGCCACCTGGCGACAGAGGAAGGAAGCGCAGCAAATTCGTCCTTAACAAGAGGCAGGTTGCCAACGGCGTGAAGCGATCCAAGCATTACGTTGTAAAAACTCCGCACTGCTCCCAGGCCATCCTTGATGTAACTCAACATTCGATCTCCTACACATTATCCAGAAACCACGCTGTTATAGTAGAATACGAGAATGACGAGGACACGGACATGTTTCAG atCGGCAGATCTTCCGAAGCCCCCATCGATTTCATCGTTATGGATACAATACCTGGGGACAAATCGACGGAAAACAAAGTTATGCAGCAGAGCACAATATCCAGATTCGCCTGTAGGATTTTATGCGACAGAAATAATCCTAAAATTGCGAGGATATTCGCTGCCGGTTTTGATACATCTAGAAATATATTTTTAGGG GAAAAAGCTAATAAATGGCAGGAAAACGGAAGAGAAATAGATGGTCTAACAACGAATGGTGTCCTGATAATGCACCCTAGGGGAACGTTTTGTGGAGGAGATGCTAAATGTCGCTACTGGCTAGAAACTTCAGTAGGTGGGGGAGTTTTCACAACTAGGGAGTCTCGGTCCGCTCAACAGAAAGGCCAAAAAGTCGACGAGGAAACAAATGTTCTACAAGATGGTACCCTGATTGATTTATGTGGGGCAACCCTTTTGTGGCGATCGGCAGAAGGACTGGCTAAATCACCA AGTAAACGAGATCTGGAGAGAGTCATAGACGAACTGAATGCTGGCAGACCTCAATGTCCCGTAGGTCTGAACACGCTAGTCATACCTAGGAAAATAACACCAAATGAGAATCAGCAGCAGCCTTATGTTTACTTGAACTGCGGCCACGTTCAGGGACTGCACGACTGGGGACAGGACAAGGATTCTGGGGATAGAAAATGTCCGATCTGTTTAGAG TTGGGACCAGTGGTGAAAGTGTGCATGGGGTTAGAACCAGCTTTTTACGTTGATACCGGTCTGCCTTCTTTTGCTTTCAATCCTTGCGGACATATGGCCACAGAAAAAACAGTGAA ATACTGGGCCAATGTAGCTATTCCACATGGCACCAATGGTTTCCATGCAGTCTGTCCATTTTGCGCATCACCCTTGTCAGGCTCACCAGGTTATGTACGCTTAATATTTCAAGATAACGTTGACTGA
- the LOC123307270 gene encoding uncharacterized protein LOC123307270, whose protein sequence is MGFSDQQKAFITESYFRNGRKIGGKWKYSVKDCIDEFKSKYPDVAVDYKSFQSTLMRCVKNFRETGSVQRKEGSGRPSKRNPNLIDGTCHKILKEDLKQDEKHES, encoded by the exons ATGGGGTTTTCGGATCAGCAAAAGGCTTTTATAACTGAGTCTTACTTCAGGAATGGAAGGAAAATTGGTGGAAAGTGGAAATACTCCGTAAAAGACTGCATAGATGAATTCAAAAGCAAATATCCagatgttgctgtagattataaGAGTTTTCAATCTACCCTCATGCGTTGTGTTAAGAATTTCAGAGAAACGGGTAGCGTTCAGAGAAAAGAGGGAAGTGGTCGTCCAAGTAAAAGAAATCCAAATTTGATTGATG GTACTTGCCACAAAATTCTGAAGGAAGATCTTAAGCAGGATGAGAAACATGAAAGTTAA
- the LOC123306771 gene encoding basigin isoform X2 gives MKSSVLCCIFSSIFLVDFVYSAVHLSAVYQDGLPIVTFSVGKQIVISCNATSDEKNAKIDVEWKQNDVLIEDVDSLKDRYRTSKRGTIYKLEIRDAREEDIAKYTCALEDDKNSQGVDIEVFTKPSVKVQRSINTVELEVLKIKCIVSGKPPSEISWFYSNETMNETNVNDIGDDRITFEKDTEKNIDNAVLVKSDIQMWDRGVYTCVGQPPYGYKTVNDTCMVRVKDKYAALWPFLGICAEVFVLCAIILIYEKKRNKTELEESDTDQSPDQ, from the exons ATGAAATCTTCGGTGTTGTGttgtattttcagttctatattTCTCGTCGACTTTGTTTATTCTGCAG TGCATTTATCTGCAGTGTACCAGGATGGTCTCCCAATAGTTACGTTTTCTGTAGGTAAACAAATCGTTATTTCTTGTAATGCTACATCCGATGAGAAGAATGCAAAAATTGATGTAGAATG GAAACAAAATGACGTACTTATTGAAGATGTCGATTCACTCAAAGACCGATACAGGACATCGAAGAGGGGAACTATATACAAACTGGAAATCAGGGATGCCAGGGAGGAGGATATAGCTAAATACACTTGCGCTTTGGAAGATGACAAAAATTCGCAAGGGGTTGATATTGAAGTTTTCA CCAAGCCTTCAGTCAAGGTGCAAAGAAGCATCAACACAGTAGAACTTGAAGTACTGAAAATTAAGTGTATAGTATCGGGAAAACCACCTTCTGAAATCTCTTGGTTCTATT CCAATGAAACCATGAATGAAACCAATGTGAATGACATCGGAGATGATAGAATTACATTCGAGAAAgatactgaaaaaaatattgataatgCTGTGCTGGTCAAAAGCGACATTCAGATGTGGGACAGAGGAGTTTATACATGTGTCGGTCAGCCACCATATGGATATAAAACTGTCAATGACACCTGTATGGTTAGGGTTAAAG ACAAATATGCTGCTTTATGGCCTTTCCTGGGTATCTGTGCCGAAGTGTTTGTATTATGTGCCATTATTTTGATATACGAGAAAAAGCGAAACAAGACAGAACTCGAAGAAAGCGACACAGATCAGAGCCCAGATCAGTGA
- the LOC123306823 gene encoding guanine nucleotide-binding protein subunit beta-5, with protein MCEVETKPPVETIESLTKEAEVLKKKLEDERQKLNDITLATVAERLDIINYMNIKPRRTLKGHQAKVLCSDWSPDKRHIVSSSQDGKMIIWDAFTTNKEHAITMPTTWVMACAYAPSGNLVACGGLDNKVTVYPLSLDEDVNLKRKNVGTHTSYMSCCIFPNSDQQILTGSGDSTCALWDVESGQLLQSFHGHSADVMSIDLAPSETGNTFVSGSCDKMVLIWDMRSGQCVQSFEGHESDVNSVKFHPSGDAVATGSDDATCRLFDLRADKEIAIYNKESIIFGVNSVDFSVSGRLLFAGYNDYTVNVWDTLKCVRVCLLYGHENRVSCLQVSPDGTALSTGSWDYTLRVWA; from the exons ATGTGTGAGGTAGAGACGAAACCTCCAGTAGAAACGATAGAGTCACTAACGAAGGAAGCGgaagtattgaaaaaaaaattagaagatGAGAGGcaaaaattgaatgatattACTC TGGCCACAGTTGCTGAACGGCTGGATATCATAAATTATATGAATATTAAGCCCAGAAGGACTCTTAAAGGGCATCAAGCTAAAGTATTGTGTTCAGACTGGTCTCCAGATAAAAGGCACATTGTTTCTTCATCTCAG GATGGTAAGATGATTATATGGGATGCTTTTACAACTAACAAAGAACACGCAATCACTATGCCTACTACATGGGTGATGGCCTGTGCATATGCCCCATCTGGAAATTTGGTAGCATGCGG TGGACTTGACAACAAAGTAACTGTTTACCCCCTCAGTTTAGATGAGGATGTCAATCTCAAAAGAAAAAATGTAGGTACTCATACGAGTTATATGAGTTGCTGCATATTTCCCAATTCCGATCAACAG ATTCTCACGGGAAGTGGAGATTCAACATGTGCTCTTTGGGATGTGGAATCTGGCCAGTTATTACAAAGTTTTCATGGACATTCAGCAGATGTTATGTCTATTGACTTGGCACCTTCTGAAACTGGAAATACATTTGTTTCTGGG AGCTGCGACAAGATGGTTTTAATATGGGACATGAGGTCCGGCCAGTGTGTTCAATCCTTTGAAGGACATGAGTCTGATGTTAATAGTGTTAAATTTCATCCAAGTGGGGATGCTGTAGCTACAGGAAGTGATGATGCTAca tGTCGGTTGTTTGATTTGAGAGCAGATAAGGAAATTGCTATATACAACAAAGAGAGTATTATTTTTGGTGTGAACTCTGTTGATTTCTCAGTATCAG GTCGTTTATTATTTGCTGGTTATAACGATTACACAGTTAACGTGTGGGATACTCTGAAATGTGTGAGGGTTTGCCTTCTGTACGGCCATGAAAATCGTGTATCTTGTTTACAAGTATCGCCAGATGGTACAGCCTTGTCTACAGGATCATGGGATTACACTCTTAGA GTTTGGGCGTAA